One Saimiri boliviensis isolate mSaiBol1 chromosome 5, mSaiBol1.pri, whole genome shotgun sequence genomic window carries:
- the INHBB gene encoding inhibin beta B chain codes for MDGLPGRALGAACLLLLAGGWLGPEAWGSPTPPPSPAAPPPPPPPAAPGGSQDTCTSCGGFRRPEELGRVDGDFLEAVKRHILSRLQMRGRPNITHAVPKAAMVTALRKLHAGKVREDGRVEIPHLDGHASPGADGQERVSEIISFAETDGLASSRVRLYFFISNEGNQNLFVVQASLWLYLKLLPYVLEKGSRRKVRVKVYFQEQGHGDRWNVVEKRVDLKRSGWHTFPLTEAIQALFERGERRLNLDVQCDSCQELAVVPVFVDPGEESHRPFVVVQARLGDSRHRIRKRGLECDGRTNLCCRQQFFIDFRLIGWNDWIIAPTGYYGNYCEGSCPAYLAGVPGSASSFHTAVVNQYRMRGLNPGTVNSCCIPTKLSTMSMLYFDDEYNIVKRDVPNMIVEECGCA; via the exons ATGGACGGGCTGCCCGGTCGGGCGCTGGGGGCCGCCTGCCTTCTGCTGCTGGCGGGCGGCTGGCTGGGGCCTGAGGCCTGGGGCTCACCCACGCCCCCGCCGTCGCCCGCCGCGCCGCCACCACCCCCGCCGCCCGCAGCCCCTGGCGGCTCGCAGGACACCTGTACGTCGTGTGGCGGCTTCCGGCGGCCTGAGGAGCTCGGCCGAGTGGACGGCGACTTCCTGGAGGCGGTGAAGCGGCATATCTTGAGCCGCCTGCAGATGCGGGGCCGGCCCAACATCACGCACGCCGTGCCCAAGGCCGCCATGGTCACGGCCCTGCGCAAGCTGCACGCGGGCAAGGTGCGCGAGGACGGCCGCGTGGAGATTCCGCACCTCGACGGCCACGCCAGCCCGGGCGCCGACGGCCAGGAGCGGGTTTCCGAAATCATCAGCTTCGCGGAGACAG ATGGCCTCGCCTCCTCGCGGGTCCGCCTGTACTTCTTCATCTCCAACGAAGGCAACCAGAACCTGTTTGTGGTCCAGGCCAGCCTGTGGCTTTACCTGAAACTCCTGCCCTATGTCCTGGAGAAGGGCAGCCGGCGGAAGGTGCGGGTCAAAGTGTACTTCCAGGAGCAGGGCCACGGTGACAGGTGGAACGTGGTGGAGAAGCGGGTGGACCTCAAGCGCAGCGGCTGGCACACCTTCCCACTCACGGAGGCCATCCAGGCCTTGTTTGAACGGGGCGAGCGGCGACTCAACCTGGACGTGCAGTGTGACAGCTGCCAGGAGCTGGCCGTGGTGCCGGTGTTCGTGGACCCAGGGGAAGAGTCGCACAGGCCCTTTGTGGTGGTGCAGGCTCGGCTGGGCGACAGCAGGCACCGCATTCGAAAACGAGGCCTGGAGTGCGATGGCCGGACCAACCTCTGTTGCAGGCAACAGTTCTTCATTGACTTCCGCCTCATCGGCTGGAACGACTGGATCATCGCACCCACCGGCTACTACGGGAACTACTGTGAGGGCAGCTGCCCAGCCTATCTGGCAGGGGTCCCCGGCTCTGCCTCCTCTTTCCACACGGCCGTGGTGAACCAGTACCGGATGCGGGGTCTGAACCCCGGCACGGTGAACTCCTGCTGCATCCCCACCAAGTTGAGCACCATGTCCATGCTGTACTTTGATGATGAGTACAACATCGTCAAGCGGGACGTGCCCAACATGATTGTGGAGGAGTGCGGCTGCGCCTGA